One window from the genome of Ananas comosus cultivar F153 linkage group 13, ASM154086v1, whole genome shotgun sequence encodes:
- the LOC109719797 gene encoding protein mak16-like isoform X1, translating into MQHDDVIWQVIRHNHCSYMAKITTGIFCRNPYNVTGICNRSSCPLANSRYATIRDHEGVFYLYMKTIERAHTPNKLWERVKLPRNYEKALEVIDKHLEYWPKLLVHKIKQRLTKMTQYRIRMRKLQLKVREKIMTVPRKEKKREARREEKAERAALIDNNIQKELVERLKKGVYPGEIVNIPEKLYNEVVEMEGLKPSPEEEEEEEEEDPEVEYVEGYDELEEEEDMEDFGGFPTDELLKDDEYGKESPCYVVDMDEESELNSGSDRKIAKKRRKGAGSDAETLDGSEYSAKLKRKGKVIIEVEGNNDMADRRRAEM; encoded by the exons ATGCAACACGACGACGTAATATGGCAAGTGATCAGGCACAACCACTGCAGCTACATGGCCAA GATCACTACGGGGATTTTCTGTAGAAATCCGTATAATGTTACCGGAATTTGTAATCGGAGCTCGTGCCCTCTCGCCAATAGCCGCTACGCGACGATTCGCGATCACGAAG GGGTTTTCTACTTGTATATGAAAACAATTGAAAGAGCTCACACGCCAAATAAACTGTGGGAAAGAGTAAAGCTGCCGAGAAATTATGAGAAAGCATTAGAAGTTATTGACAAGCATCTG GAATACTGGCCTAAGTTACTTGTGCACAAAATCAAGCAACGCCTTACTAAAATGACTCAATACAGGATACGTATGAGGAAGCTTCAACTAAAAGTGAG GGAGAAGATAATGACAGTGcctagaaaagagaaaaaacgaGAGGCTAGGAGGGAAGAAAAAGCTGAGAGAGCTGCACTTATTGATAAT AACATCCAAAAAGAATTGGTGGAACGCCTTAAGAAAGGTGTTTATCCTGGTGAAATTGTCAACATCCCTGAGAAGTTGTATAATGAAGTAGTTGAAATGGAAGGGCTAAAGCCAAGtcctgaagaagaagaagaagaagaggaggaa GATCCTGAGGTAGAATACGTTGAGGGCTATGACGAACTTGAAGAGGAAGAGGACATGGAAGACTTTGGAGGGTTTCCAACGGACGAACTTTTGAAGGATGATGAATATGGTAAAGAAAGCCCATGTTATGTTG TTGACATGGATGAAGAGAGTGAACTGAATAGTGGATCTGATAGAAAAATTGCAAAGAAAAGGCGGAAAGGAGCTGGATCCGATGCGGAGACACTTGATGGTAGTGAGTACAGTGCAAAGCTGAAAAGAAAGGGGAAGGTTATTATTGAG GTTGAGGGCAACAATGATATGGCGGATAGACGAAGGGCGGAGATGTGA
- the LOC109719797 gene encoding protein MAK16 homolog isoform X2: protein MQHDDVIWQVIRHNHCSYMAKITTGIFCRNPYNVTGICNRSSCPLANSRYATIRDHEGVFYLYMKTIERAHTPNKLWERVKLPRNYEKALEVIDKHLEYWPKLLVHKIKQRLTKMTQYRIRMRKLQLKVREKIMTVPRKEKKREARREEKAERAALIDNNIQKELVERLKKGVYPGEIVNIPEKLYNEVVEMEGLKPSPEEEEEEEEEDPEVEYVEGYDELEEEEDMEDFGGFPTDELLKDDEYVDMDEESELNSGSDRKIAKKRRKGAGSDAETLDGSEYSAKLKRKGKVIIEVEGNNDMADRRRAEM, encoded by the exons ATGCAACACGACGACGTAATATGGCAAGTGATCAGGCACAACCACTGCAGCTACATGGCCAA GATCACTACGGGGATTTTCTGTAGAAATCCGTATAATGTTACCGGAATTTGTAATCGGAGCTCGTGCCCTCTCGCCAATAGCCGCTACGCGACGATTCGCGATCACGAAG GGGTTTTCTACTTGTATATGAAAACAATTGAAAGAGCTCACACGCCAAATAAACTGTGGGAAAGAGTAAAGCTGCCGAGAAATTATGAGAAAGCATTAGAAGTTATTGACAAGCATCTG GAATACTGGCCTAAGTTACTTGTGCACAAAATCAAGCAACGCCTTACTAAAATGACTCAATACAGGATACGTATGAGGAAGCTTCAACTAAAAGTGAG GGAGAAGATAATGACAGTGcctagaaaagagaaaaaacgaGAGGCTAGGAGGGAAGAAAAAGCTGAGAGAGCTGCACTTATTGATAAT AACATCCAAAAAGAATTGGTGGAACGCCTTAAGAAAGGTGTTTATCCTGGTGAAATTGTCAACATCCCTGAGAAGTTGTATAATGAAGTAGTTGAAATGGAAGGGCTAAAGCCAAGtcctgaagaagaagaagaagaagaggaggaa GATCCTGAGGTAGAATACGTTGAGGGCTATGACGAACTTGAAGAGGAAGAGGACATGGAAGACTTTGGAGGGTTTCCAACGGACGAACTTTTGAAGGATGATGAATATG TTGACATGGATGAAGAGAGTGAACTGAATAGTGGATCTGATAGAAAAATTGCAAAGAAAAGGCGGAAAGGAGCTGGATCCGATGCGGAGACACTTGATGGTAGTGAGTACAGTGCAAAGCTGAAAAGAAAGGGGAAGGTTATTATTGAG GTTGAGGGCAACAATGATATGGCGGATAGACGAAGGGCGGAGATGTGA